A portion of the Falco naumanni isolate bFalNau1 chromosome 9, bFalNau1.pat, whole genome shotgun sequence genome contains these proteins:
- the LOC121093410 gene encoding KIF-binding protein: protein MAAVGGWAAVCEKFRAARTLSSVESRKDPETEPYRSKYSARALLQEVKQLLSAAEDGGEARLLAVRRAVLEYELGVNHTDTEELSAGEEHLQRCTQLLEPHRLSPDCVSLYIQAQNNLGILWSERDEIKTAQTYLESAEALYNQYMKEDGNPPLDPSEHFMAEEEKLTDQERSKRFEKAYTHTLYYLAQVYQHLEMIEKAAQYCHTTLKRQLEYCGYYPVEWALNAATLSQYYLSKQCFMESRHCLAAASVIFSQAGQVPSAEDSETEQDQQDLQQRKAEIARCWIKYCLNLLQSARKLLEDNIGELDPDRQLELKAQRKKEEDEKEKGRKKAVLFGTSDICDSVLAMEEKVSSVYPLDFQEAREIFLVGQNYVQEAKEFFQVDGYVTDHIEIVQDHSALFKVLAFFEEDYERRCKMHKRRIDMLEPIYADLNPQYYLLISRQLQFELADTYYEMMDLKVAIGNRLEELDSHTIKKINSLAQLAIKYYELFLDSLRNPDKVFPEELEEDVLRPAMVAKFHIARLYGKLITSDSKKQLENMQTSLENYKFLVDYCEKYPDAVRAVETELELSKEMVGLLPTRMEKLRAKLCPFI from the exons ATGGCGGCGGTCGGCGGGTGGGCAGCGGTGTGCGAGAAGTTCCGCGCCGCCCGCACGCTCTCGTCCGTGGAATCGCGCAAGGACCCGGAGACCGAGCCCTACCGCTCCAAGTACAGCGCCCGGGCGCTGCTGCAGGAGGTCAAGCAGCTGCTGAGCGCCGCCGAGGATGGCGGCGAGGCGCGGCTGCTGGCCGTGCGGCGGGCCGTGCTGGAGTACGAGCTGGGCGTCAACCACACGGACACCGAGGAGCTGTCGGCCGGCGAGGAGCACCTGCAGCGCTGCACGCAGCTGCTGGAGCCCCACCGCCTCTCCCCTGACTGCGTCTCCCTCTACATACAGGCgcag AACAATCTAGGTATCCTGTGGTCTGAAAGGGATGAAATTAAAACTGCACAAACTTACTTGGAATCTGCGGAAGCCTTGTATAATCAATACATGAAAGAG GATGGAAATCCTCCCCTGGATCCCAGTGAACATTTCatggcagaagaagaaaaactcaCAGACCAAGAAAGATCCAAAAG GTTTGAAAAAGCCTACACACATACTCTGTATTATCTGGCTCAAGTCTACCAACACTTGGAGATGATTGAGAAGGCTGCCCAGTATTGTCATACAACTCTTAAACGACAGCTTGAGTATTGTGGCTACTACCCAGTAGAATGGGCACTCAATGCTGCTACGTTGTCACAGTACTATCTATCCAAG CAATGCTTTATGGAGTCCCGGCACTGTTTAGCAGCAGCCAGTGTCATCTTTAGCCAAGCTGGACAGGTGCCATCTGCTGAAGACA GTGAAACAGAGCAAGACCAACAGGACCTTcaacagagaaaagctgaaattgcAAGATGCTGGATTAAGTATTGCCTGAATCTCCTGCAAAGCGCTCGGAAATTACTTGAG GATAACATAGGAGAGCTGGATCCAGACAGGCAATTGGAACTTAAAgcccaaaggaaaaaggaagaggatgaAAAAGAGAAGGGCAGGAAAAAAGCTGTCCTTTTTGGGACGAGTGATATCTGTGACTCTGTCTTAGCCATGGAAGAGAAAGTGAGCAGTGTGTATCCTTTAGATTTTCAAGAAGCCAGAGAAATATTCCTAGTTGGTCAGAACTATGTTCAGGAAGCAAAAGAGTTCTTTCAGGTTGATGGTTATGTTACTGACCATATTGAAATTGTTCAGGATCACAGTGCTTTGTTTAAGGTACTTGCTTTCTTTGAAGAAGACTATGAGAGGCGCTGCAAAATGCACAAGCGTAGAATAGACATGCTGGAGCCTATATATGCAGACTTGAATCCACAGTACTATCTGTTGATTAGTCGGCAGCTTCAGTTTGAACTAGCCGACACCTACTATGAGATGATGGATTTAAAGGTAGCTATTGGTAACAGGTTGGAGGAGCTAGACTcccacacaattaaaaaaatcaattctcTGGCTCAGTTAGCAATCAAATATTATGAACTCTTCTTAGATTCTTTGAGGAACCCAGATAAGGTGTTTCCTGAAGAGCTCGAGGAAGATGTTCTTCGCCCTGCAATGGTGGCTAAATTTCATATTGCACGACTATATGGTAAGCTTATTACTTCGGATAGCaaaaagcaactggaaaacATGCAGACATCATTGGAAAATTACAAATTTCTGGTAGACTATTGTGAGAAGTACCCAGATGCTGTCCGTGCTGTTGAAACTGAACTAGAACTCAGTAAGGAGATGGTGGGTCTTCTTCCAACAAGAATGGAAAAGCTAAGAGCAAAACTATGTCcatttatataa